The Candidatus Thermoplasmatota archaeon genome segment TAAGTCCCTCTCGTTTTTGTACCAGTTGCCATGGCCCTTGAGAAGAAGACCGTCAAGGTTGGAGGGATGACCTGTGCTACGTGCGCTAACACGATCGAGACCGCCCTCTCCAATGTCGAGGGAATCAAGAGCGGAGTCATCAATCTCGCACTTGAGCGGGCCACCGTGATATACGATCCCAAGGTCACCAGTCTCGAGACCATAGGCAAGGCGATAGACGACGCCGGCTATCAGTTCGTCGGCCTTGAGGAGGGCCGAGAGCAGGCCGAGGAGTTCCATCGAAAGGACATGGAGTACAAGAAGAGGATCACCATCTTCGCTCTCGCCGTTGGGTTCCCGATGCTCGCGGTGGGCATGACGTGGGACGTCCTCTCGCTGTCGGACGACGCCGCCCACCTATTCATCCGCAACTTCGTATTCTTCCTCCTTGCGACGTCCGTGCAGTTCTACCCCGGTCTAAAGTTCTACAAGGGGACGTTGAAGGCGTTCAAGAACAGGACCGCCAACATGGACACGTTGATTGCCGTGGGCACGAGCGCCGCCTATTCCTACAGCGTCATCGTCACCTTTCTCCCCGATCTGTTCGGAACCCACGCCGTCTATTACGACACCGCGGCGATGATAATAGGCCTGATACTCCTTGGGAACTATCTCGAGGCCAAGGCCAAGAGCGGCACGTCCCAGGCGATTCGGACGCTGATGGAGCTTCAGGCAAGAACGGCGATGGTTCTCCGAGACGGAATCGAGCGGGAGATCCCTATCGAAGAGGTCGCGGTGGGCGACATCATCCGCGTGAGACCAGGCGAGAAGATCCCCGTGGACGGCGTCGTCCTCGAGGGCAGCTCTTCCGTGGACGAGTCCATGGTCACGGGAGAGAGCATTCCCGTCGAGAAGTCGGCCGGCAGTGCCGTTGTCGGAGCTACGATAAACAAGACAGGAACGTTCAAGATGGAGGCGAGGAAAGTCGGCGAAGAGACAATGCTGGCCCAGATCATTAGGATGGTCCAGGAGGCTCAAGAGAAGAAGGCCCCGATACAGCGGATTGCGGATAGGGTCGCCGCCTATTTCGTTCCCGCCGTCATTTCGATAGCGGTCTTCGCCCTCGTATTCTGGCTCCTCATCGGGTCCAGTATCTGGGCGCCTCGCGCAGGCCTGACGTCGTTCACTTTCTCACTTCTCATCTTCATCTCGGTCATGGTCATCGCGTGCCCTTGCGCACTCGGACTAGCAACGCCCACCGCCATCATGGTCGGCACCGGGTTGGGTGCGAAATACGGAGTCCTGATCAAGGGCGGTGAGGCTCTCGAGACGGCAGGCAAGCTCGACACTATCGTTTTCGACAAGACCGGTACCCTGACGAAGGGAGAGCCAGAGGTCACCGACATCGTCGCTCTGCCCTCATCGACCGAGGATGAAGTGCTCAGACTCGGGGCAATCGCCGAGGCAGGGTCCGAACATCCGCTCGCGGAGTCCATACTCAGAAGGGCAAGGGAGAGTTCCGTGTCCTACGATGAGCCCGATTCCTTCGAGGCCATCCCTGGAATGGGAGTCAGTGTAAGAGCCAGCGAGACGGACATCCTCCTGGGGAACAGGAGGCTGATGGAGACCAAGAACGTGGACACCGGAGCAATAGAGCACCAGCTCCGGAGACTTGAGAGCGAGGGCAAGACGGCGGT includes the following:
- the cadA gene encoding cadmium-translocating P-type ATPase translates to MALEKKTVKVGGMTCATCANTIETALSNVEGIKSGVINLALERATVIYDPKVTSLETIGKAIDDAGYQFVGLEEGREQAEEFHRKDMEYKKRITIFALAVGFPMLAVGMTWDVLSLSDDAAHLFIRNFVFFLLATSVQFYPGLKFYKGTLKAFKNRTANMDTLIAVGTSAAYSYSVIVTFLPDLFGTHAVYYDTAAMIIGLILLGNYLEAKAKSGTSQAIRTLMELQARTAMVLRDGIEREIPIEEVAVGDIIRVRPGEKIPVDGVVLEGSSSVDESMVTGESIPVEKSAGSAVVGATINKTGTFKMEARKVGEETMLAQIIRMVQEAQEKKAPIQRIADRVAAYFVPAVISIAVFALVFWLLIGSSIWAPRAGLTSFTFSLLIFISVMVIACPCALGLATPTAIMVGTGLGAKYGVLIKGGEALETAGKLDTIVFDKTGTLTKGEPEVTDIVALPSSTEDEVLRLGAIAEAGSEHPLAESILRRARESSVSYDEPDSFEAIPGMGVSVRASETDILLGNRRLMETKNVDTGAIEHQLRRLESEGKTAVIVARNGTVIGTIAVADTLKDTSARAVKALKEKGIEVVMITGDNERTAKAMGRKLGIDRVLYEVLPQDKASEIARLQREGKKVGMVGDGINDAPALVQADVGIAIGGGTDVAIESGDIVLVRDDPLDVVASMELSSKTMSKIKQNLFWAFAYNTAGIPIAAGILYPTFGILLAPIIAAGAMAFSSVSVVTNSRLLKRYVPEVKRLRVEQEVLEPPRPQKEEVKQVAIDPICKMEVDPETAAGEYEYKGKKYYFCAVGCMNRFQEDPEKYIE